A DNA window from Paenibacillus sp. HWE-109 contains the following coding sequences:
- a CDS encoding copper resistance D family protein — protein sequence MIYIFSEALLYVCFAILTGVSVLALVPENKKPRYRVSDNALTWVITGIVALSSLQIIKLIIFYNVNLDYELSYLIFTVLGDYNVGKAWFITVITAMAMLYFLGLKPNSKVLRYKWMAIPILTAIQLITFGYASHSASIYGWAGFAAHTVHFISAMVWIGVMLVIGWCTSELRNWTAFLRWFTPLAIVCVIVAILAGLLLMSRLSPQYVGSWITSYGQAMLIKHLLIVPIIAVAFINSFLLRKESVKTLSWLRVESIVVILLLAVTAFMGQQAPPHDDVNELLEEGSPSALFMFITGYDLNRGIDLNIVPNAISLSLTAAAFLSLIAGLLWAWRKQRLLWPFVAALLFVSFGYMALMVAVV from the coding sequence TTGATTTACATTTTTTCTGAGGCGCTGCTCTATGTTTGTTTTGCCATATTAACAGGTGTAAGTGTGCTTGCTCTTGTTCCAGAAAATAAAAAACCACGGTATCGTGTTTCAGACAATGCATTGACGTGGGTTATAACCGGGATTGTTGCATTATCTTCGTTGCAGATTATCAAGCTCATTATTTTCTATAATGTAAATCTTGATTACGAGCTTTCGTATCTTATTTTTACAGTTCTAGGTGACTACAATGTAGGAAAGGCTTGGTTTATTACAGTCATTACGGCTATGGCTATGTTATATTTTTTGGGATTAAAGCCGAATTCTAAAGTACTAAGATATAAGTGGATGGCCATCCCGATATTAACAGCTATTCAACTCATCACATTCGGATATGCCAGTCATTCGGCTTCGATCTATGGATGGGCTGGGTTTGCAGCACATACGGTTCATTTTATCAGTGCAATGGTTTGGATTGGGGTTATGCTGGTTATTGGCTGGTGCACGTCTGAACTACGAAATTGGACAGCATTCCTCAGGTGGTTCACACCTCTAGCCATTGTGTGTGTAATAGTTGCAATCTTGGCGGGGTTACTTCTAATGAGCAGACTTTCTCCGCAGTATGTAGGCTCATGGATTACGTCTTACGGACAAGCAATGCTTATTAAGCACTTATTAATTGTTCCAATTATTGCAGTGGCATTTATTAATTCGTTCTTGCTGCGTAAAGAGTCTGTTAAGACCTTGTCATGGCTTAGGGTAGAAAGTATAGTTGTTATCTTATTGCTGGCAGTAACAGCGTTTATGGGGCAGCAAGCGCCCCCTCACGATGATGTTAATGAATTACTTGAAGAAGGATCACCTTCTGCCTTGTTTATGTTTATTACTGGTTATGATTTGAACCGTGGGATAGACCTTAATATCGTTCCTAACGCAATTAGTTTGAGCCTTACAGCCGCGGCTTTCCTTTCACTAATTGCTGGTTTGTTGTGGGCTTGGAGAAAACAGAGACTATTGTGGCCGTTTGTTGCGGCGTTGCTTTTTGTTAGTTTTGGATATATGGCTCTGATGGTTGCTGTAGTCTAG
- a CDS encoding heavy metal translocating P-type ATPase has product MNEYRVKGLSCGNCAMGLEQQIKKLAYGETATLSYNSGKLKLDSRVSFPDVERILKSDNAFIDRTHDHSHDHDHSGSHKHHDHGHGHDHGDGHTHSHEHGSSKKIMILLIVSAVIYAAAFIFGNQLNATLQISMYVIAILLSGYSTFLKGLKNLFAFRFNIDTLMTIALIGAVSIGDWKEATLVAILFGLNELLEGLGMEKARRSMETLLKVAPKEAHILNNGIESVVPIASLKVGDLVIVKPGEKIPSDGTVTAGKSSVNEAAITGESLPVEKSTGEPVFGGSINNEGVLHVTVDKAYKDSSLAKILHLVEEAQETKTPTELFINKFAKYYTPIIMAVSALVILIPPLLLGGDWSKWVYQGLAVLIVGCPCALILSSPIAIVSGITRNARNGILIKGGVFLEQLGKIDTLAFDKTGTLTKGEPHVEQTIVFDEERFLMVAASIEKSSSHPLAKAIMKKVNESTMDVPAPDDIQTVSGRGVEARIHGNQYWLGNEKNMEHIELSADIQKQINDLKEQGLTLVLVADTQRVLGMFGISDEIREESKSVIEELHRAGIKRTVMLTGDHQKTAEKVANLVGVTAYYGGLLPEDKVNKIKELATTGRVAMIGDGINDAPALASAQLGIAMGKGTDSAIETADIVLMQDHLGKLPEAVSIAKRVNSIIRFNISVALGLKLIALLLTIPGLLTLWIAILSDMGATIFVTLVSLTILIQKKS; this is encoded by the coding sequence ATGAATGAATATCGCGTAAAGGGCCTTTCTTGCGGTAATTGTGCGATGGGGCTAGAACAGCAGATCAAAAAACTGGCATACGGTGAAACTGCAACACTTAGTTACAATTCTGGAAAGTTAAAGCTTGATTCACGTGTCTCTTTCCCAGATGTAGAGCGAATTCTTAAATCAGATAATGCTTTTATTGATCGTACTCATGATCATTCTCACGATCATGATCATAGCGGCTCTCACAAGCATCATGATCATGGTCATGGTCACGATCATGGTGATGGGCATACACATAGTCACGAGCACGGCAGTTCCAAAAAAATAATGATACTTCTCATTGTTTCAGCTGTTATTTACGCCGCTGCTTTTATTTTCGGCAATCAATTAAACGCTACTCTACAGATCAGCATGTATGTAATTGCCATCCTATTAAGCGGATACTCAACTTTTCTAAAGGGGCTTAAAAACTTATTCGCGTTCCGGTTTAATATTGATACGCTAATGACGATTGCCCTTATTGGCGCTGTTTCGATTGGTGATTGGAAAGAAGCCACGCTTGTAGCCATTCTCTTCGGTCTGAATGAATTGCTGGAGGGGCTAGGCATGGAAAAAGCACGCCGGTCCATGGAGACGTTGCTCAAAGTAGCGCCAAAAGAAGCCCATATATTGAACAACGGAATTGAGTCCGTTGTTCCCATTGCCTCTTTAAAGGTTGGCGACTTAGTCATCGTAAAGCCAGGCGAGAAAATCCCGTCCGATGGTACGGTAACAGCTGGAAAAAGCTCGGTCAATGAAGCTGCTATTACAGGAGAATCATTACCGGTTGAAAAGTCCACAGGAGAACCCGTTTTTGGAGGGAGCATTAATAACGAAGGTGTACTTCATGTTACTGTAGATAAGGCATATAAGGATTCATCATTGGCTAAAATATTGCATCTTGTTGAAGAAGCACAAGAAACAAAAACACCTACGGAACTGTTTATCAATAAGTTCGCAAAATATTATACCCCGATTATTATGGCTGTATCTGCCCTTGTCATTTTAATTCCCCCCCTTTTACTTGGTGGTGACTGGAGTAAATGGGTTTATCAAGGCTTAGCCGTCTTAATTGTAGGCTGTCCATGTGCTCTTATTCTATCTTCTCCAATTGCCATCGTCTCGGGTATTACCCGAAATGCACGCAACGGTATTTTGATAAAAGGCGGCGTGTTTCTAGAACAACTAGGTAAAATCGACACGCTTGCTTTTGATAAAACAGGCACTTTAACCAAAGGCGAGCCGCATGTTGAACAAACCATTGTGTTTGACGAAGAACGGTTCCTTATGGTCGCGGCATCCATCGAGAAATCCTCCTCACACCCTCTAGCCAAAGCAATCATGAAGAAAGTTAACGAAAGTACGATGGATGTTCCAGCACCTGATGACATCCAAACCGTTTCTGGCCGTGGTGTCGAAGCTCGTATTCATGGAAATCAATACTGGCTAGGCAATGAAAAAAATATGGAGCATATTGAACTGTCTGCTGACATTCAAAAGCAAATTAACGACCTTAAAGAGCAAGGGCTGACACTTGTCTTAGTGGCCGATACTCAGCGAGTTCTCGGCATGTTCGGAATAAGCGATGAAATCCGGGAGGAAAGTAAATCTGTCATCGAAGAACTGCATAGAGCAGGTATCAAACGTACCGTTATGCTAACTGGCGATCATCAAAAGACTGCCGAGAAAGTAGCCAACTTGGTAGGTGTGACAGCCTATTATGGCGGCCTTCTCCCCGAAGATAAAGTAAATAAAATTAAAGAGTTAGCGACAACTGGCCGTGTTGCGATGATTGGCGATGGCATCAACGATGCCCCTGCCCTGGCATCCGCTCAGCTTGGCATCGCGATGGGGAAAGGAACTGACAGCGCCATTGAAACTGCGGATATCGTGCTCATGCAGGATCATTTGGGCAAACTGCCTGAAGCTGTATCTATCGCAAAAAGAGTTAATTCCATCATCCGTTTTAACATCTCAGTCGCACTTGGATTAAAACTTATTGCTCTGCTGCTTACGATTCCTGGATTGCTTACATTATGGATTGCTATTTTGTCTGATATGGGAGCAACTATCTTTGTTACACTAGTCAGTCTCACGATACTGATACAAAAAAAATCATAA
- a CDS encoding copper resistance D family protein: MIYVTETLLYICFCIITGAQILSLIPPDKRPSIEIPNWLIILCTAGIALLSFAPVFKIIDFFAKDFGESYWVIGKGVLLDFKMGHAWLYTLFFSFAVIFIRILRGSKKEPLVDIIGLIFTVGLIGAFGWASHCASNFAIKGFLTHSSHFLAVSVWIGILISVAWFSKDQQHWQTFFKWFSPVAWICVSVTMVAGLILMKFIVPEYLNAWMITYGQTLLIKHVLIIPLLVIAFMNGFLTKRKFLSYPNYDPKPWLRVESIMAIFVLSATSVMGQQNPPHELSIANTIKLTQPSRLFTSFNQLPADFIVKVGVNAWSIALILLAALLAATMLIVFIKRQKASLSVICMGLILAVVTYAAIMVSVI; this comes from the coding sequence ATGATTTATGTAACGGAAACCCTGTTATACATCTGCTTTTGCATCATCACTGGAGCGCAAATCCTAAGTCTAATCCCTCCAGATAAACGTCCCTCAATCGAAATACCGAATTGGTTGATCATTTTATGCACAGCTGGCATTGCGCTCTTATCTTTTGCACCTGTGTTTAAGATCATTGACTTTTTTGCAAAGGACTTTGGGGAAAGCTATTGGGTTATAGGTAAAGGCGTTCTTCTCGATTTTAAAATGGGGCATGCATGGTTATATACGCTCTTTTTCTCTTTTGCCGTCATTTTTATTCGTATACTGCGCGGTTCCAAGAAAGAGCCTTTAGTGGATATAATCGGCTTAATTTTCACTGTAGGGCTGATTGGAGCTTTTGGCTGGGCAAGTCATTGTGCATCCAACTTTGCCATAAAAGGATTTCTTACTCACAGCTCTCACTTTCTTGCTGTCTCTGTTTGGATAGGCATCTTGATAAGTGTTGCTTGGTTCTCGAAAGATCAGCAGCATTGGCAGACTTTTTTCAAATGGTTTAGCCCGGTTGCATGGATTTGTGTTTCCGTAACCATGGTGGCAGGACTAATTCTAATGAAATTTATTGTGCCTGAGTATCTGAATGCCTGGATGATAACGTATGGTCAAACCTTGCTAATCAAACATGTATTGATTATTCCGCTATTAGTTATCGCCTTTATGAATGGATTCCTAACAAAGCGCAAATTCTTATCCTATCCAAACTACGACCCAAAGCCTTGGCTGCGAGTTGAAAGTATTATGGCCATTTTTGTTCTGTCGGCTACATCAGTAATGGGACAACAAAATCCGCCTCATGAACTAAGTATCGCAAACACAATAAAACTAACCCAACCATCCCGTTTATTCACAAGTTTTAATCAACTCCCCGCTGATTTTATCGTTAAAGTCGGCGTTAATGCATGGAGTATTGCTCTCATACTTCTGGCCGCCCTACTGGCAGCTACGATGCTCATCGTATTTATCAAAAGACAGAAAGCGTCCCTGAGTGTCATCTGTATGGGTCTGATTCTTGCAGTAGTCACCTATGCGGCAATCATGGTAAGTGTCATATAA